A section of the Paracoccaceae bacterium genome encodes:
- a CDS encoding fasciclin domain-containing protein: protein MTLTASALALATAGTAFAAGHANPEVGGAEMFTDKNIIENALNSPIHTTLVAAVQAAGLVDTLMGDGPFTVFAPTDDAFAALPAGTVETLVKPENKDTLTKILTCHVVGGAVMASAVADMIASGGGSASVETLGGCVLTAALDGDNVTITDENGGVATVTVADVKQSNGVIHVINAVLLPGADDAMKDDAMESSMEMENPMVGGAEMLASKDIIDNAVNSPIHTTLVAAVQAADLVETLKGPGPFTVFAPTDDAFAALPEGTVETLLKPENKAMLQKVLTAHVVAGAVTTEDLTKAARRSHDGFYHFNAVSGDALSAKVTHGGRVFIFDETGNAYEVTTANVMQSNGVIHVVEGVLLPR from the coding sequence ATGACATTGACCGCAAGCGCCCTGGCCCTGGCCACCGCAGGAACCGCATTCGCCGCAGGCCACGCCAACCCCGAAGTTGGTGGCGCAGAGATGTTCACCGACAAGAACATCATCGAAAACGCCTTGAATTCCCCGATCCACACGACGCTGGTGGCCGCTGTGCAGGCCGCAGGTCTGGTTGACACGCTGATGGGCGATGGCCCGTTCACTGTGTTTGCCCCCACCGATGATGCCTTTGCCGCCCTGCCCGCGGGCACGGTCGAAACGCTGGTGAAGCCTGAAAACAAGGACACATTGACCAAAATTCTGACCTGCCACGTTGTTGGCGGCGCTGTCATGGCCTCGGCCGTGGCGGACATGATCGCCTCGGGCGGTGGAAGTGCCTCGGTCGAGACTTTGGGCGGCTGCGTGCTGACCGCTGCGCTGGATGGTGACAATGTGACGATCACTGATGAAAACGGCGGTGTGGCCACGGTAACCGTTGCCGATGTCAAGCAAAGCAACGGTGTGATCCACGTAATCAACGCGGTGCTGCTGCCGGGTGCTGACGATGCGATGAAGGACGACGCCATGGAAAGCTCCATGGAGATGGAAAATCCGATGGTTGGCGGCGCCGAGATGCTGGCCTCCAAGGATATCATCGACAACGCCGTGAATTCACCCATCCACACCACGCTGGTGGCAGCCGTTCAGGCCGCTGACCTGGTCGAAACACTGAAAGGCCCTGGCCCGTTCACCGTTTTCGCACCGACGGACGACGCCTTCGCCGCACTGCCCGAGGGCACGGTAGAGACCCTGCTGAAGCCCGAAAACAAGGCGATGCTGCAAAAGGTTTTGACCGCGCATGTGGTTGCTGGTGCGGTAACTACCGAAGATCTGACCAAGGCCGCGCGCCGGTCACACGATGGGTTTTATCACTTCAATGCCGTATCGGGCGACGCCCTGTCGGCCAAGGTAACCCACGGGGGCCGCGTGTTCATCTTTGATGAGACCGGAAACGCCTATGAGGTGACAACCGCCAATGTCATGCAGTCCAATGGCGTGATCCATGTCGTCGAAGGTGTCCTTCTCCCCCGCTAA
- a CDS encoding SDR family oxidoreductase encodes MTLPRTPSFRLDGRRALVTGASRGIGLGCAVALAEQGAHVVMAARGAEALAKAVAEVNGAGMSAEALELDVTDIDAVKAAVAAAGPFDVLVNSAGLARHSTALETDPADYDAVMSVNVRAAYFLATEVARGMVGRGGSIMQISSQMAHVGGQDRTVYCATKHALEGMTKAMAIEWAGEKIRVNTICPTFIRTELAEQTLKIPERKAWIESKIKLGRVGEVEDIMGAVQWLASDAAGLVTGSSVLIDGGWTAG; translated from the coding sequence ATGACCCTTCCCCGCACCCCCTCATTCCGCCTCGATGGCCGCCGCGCTTTGGTGACCGGGGCCTCGCGCGGGATCGGCCTTGGCTGCGCCGTGGCGCTGGCCGAACAGGGCGCACATGTGGTGATGGCGGCGCGTGGGGCCGAGGCCCTGGCGAAGGCGGTGGCCGAGGTGAATGGCGCTGGTATGTCGGCCGAGGCGCTGGAGCTGGACGTGACCGACATAGACGCGGTGAAAGCAGCCGTTGCCGCGGCCGGGCCGTTCGATGTGCTGGTGAACTCGGCCGGGCTGGCGCGCCATTCTACGGCGCTGGAAACGGACCCGGCGGACTATGACGCGGTAATGTCGGTCAACGTGCGGGCGGCGTATTTCCTGGCGACCGAGGTGGCGCGCGGAATGGTCGGGCGGGGTGGTTCGATCATGCAGATCTCCAGCCAGATGGCGCATGTCGGCGGGCAGGACCGCACGGTCTACTGCGCCACGAAACACGCACTGGAAGGGATGACCAAGGCGATGGCGATCGAATGGGCGGGCGAAAAAATCCGGGTGAACACGATCTGCCCGACGTTTATCCGCACCGAGCTGGCTGAGCAGACGCTGAAGATCCCGGAACGGAAAGCCTGGATTGAAAGCAAGATCAAACTGGGCCGCGTGGGCGAGGTTGAGGATATCATGGGCGCCGTGCAATGGCTGGCGAGTGACGCTGCGGGTTTGGTGACGGGGTCGTCTGTGCTGATCGACGGGGGTTGGACGGCGGGATAG
- a CDS encoding MarR family transcriptional regulator — translation MEPTQQIRALINRLARLDAAETWGGDLNPAQRTALEYLASANQYSRAPSHVADFLGTTRGTASQTLKALARKGYLREAPRTGDKRSISYRVTEDGQKVLGGQSVLQTALGQMTGDAQSVLADDLGAVLRGATRLNNAKPFGICRTCRHFAARPEGGHCALLNVALAPQETEQLCHEQQPA, via the coding sequence ATGGAACCGACACAGCAAATACGCGCCCTGATCAACCGGCTGGCCCGGCTGGATGCGGCGGAAACTTGGGGGGGTGATCTGAACCCGGCCCAGCGCACGGCGCTGGAATATCTGGCAAGCGCGAACCAGTATTCGCGCGCGCCGTCGCATGTTGCGGATTTTCTGGGAACAACGCGCGGCACCGCGTCACAGACGCTGAAGGCACTGGCGCGCAAGGGATATCTTCGCGAAGCGCCACGCACCGGGGACAAACGCTCGATCAGCTACCGCGTGACCGAAGACGGGCAAAAGGTTCTGGGCGGCCAGTCGGTTTTGCAAACTGCGTTGGGGCAGATGACGGGCGACGCGCAGTCGGTTTTGGCCGATGATCTTGGCGCAGTATTGCGCGGGGCGACCAGGCTCAACAACGCCAAGCCATTTGGCATTTGCCGGACCTGCCGGCACTTCGCGGCGCGGCCCGAGGGCGGGCATTGCGCGCTGTTGAACGTGGCGCTAGCGCCGCAAGAAACGGAACAGCTTTGCCACGAACAACAGCCTGCTTGA
- a CDS encoding YeeE/YedE family protein — MIDWAYGLAGGLMIGCAGAMFLLINGRIMGASGILGGLIDRTGWSNGAERAVFVASLILVPGVIAGFTGGAESYLSDNWLVVAIAGLLVGVGTRLAGGCTSGHGVCGISRLTLRGIAATVIYIIAGAVMLSLVRHLWGLI; from the coding sequence ATGATTGACTGGGCTTACGGGTTGGCCGGTGGGCTGATGATCGGCTGTGCTGGCGCGATGTTCCTTCTTATCAACGGCCGGATCATGGGCGCCTCGGGCATATTGGGCGGATTGATTGACCGCACCGGCTGGTCGAACGGGGCCGAGCGTGCGGTCTTCGTCGCATCACTGATCCTCGTTCCCGGCGTCATCGCCGGTTTCACTGGTGGGGCAGAATCGTACCTGAGTGATAATTGGCTGGTCGTGGCAATCGCCGGGCTTCTGGTCGGCGTCGGTACCCGGCTTGCAGGCGGCTGTACCAGTGGCCACGGCGTCTGCGGTATCTCGCGCCTGACCTTGCGCGGCATTGCAGCGACGGTGATCTACATCATTGCCGGGGCGGTGATGCTAAGCTTGGTTCGGCATCTTTGGGGGTTAATCTGA
- a CDS encoding DUF4445 domain-containing protein, producing MANDALVIFTPSGKRGHVPVGTPVLTAARQLGVDLDSVCGGNGICSKCQVSPGVGEFPKHGLTVAADALSPINKVEERYDRVRGLTAGRRLGCQATVQGDVVIDVPPESQVHRQVVRKRATARDITMNPATRLRYVEVAEPDMHAPTGDLERLGDALRDAWEVEEIIIDLPVLTRLQPALRKGDWKVTVALFRDHTGGPHRVLDVWPGFFEGPLFGLAIDLGSTTIAANLADLSDARILASTGMMNPQIRFGEDLMSRVSYSMMNPGGAAEMTAAVRAALGQLAAEIAGEADIDARQIVEATVVCNPVMHHILMGIDPVELGQAPFALATSDAMEQPAADIGLTTINPAARAYALPCIAGHVGADAAAVALSEAPHLAEPLTLIVDVGTNAELLLGNREHGVLACSSPTGPAFEGAQIAHGQRAAPGAIERVEIDPITKIARVWVIGSDLWSDDPGFAEATKDSGITGICGSGIIEAVAEMRMAGLVDPSGLIGSAEATGSDRMIPDGRTHSYVLHDATATGGPLITVTQGDIRAIQLAKSALYAGARLLMDEIGVETVDRVILAGAFGAHISPKHAMVLGMIPDCPLKQVTSAGNAAGTGARIALADIDARAGIEARVRQITKIETALAPRFQEHFVAANAIPHATASFPNLSAAVTLPDVSFNTGSGGDGGGRRRRRR from the coding sequence ATGGCGAACGACGCATTGGTGATTTTCACGCCTTCGGGCAAGCGGGGACACGTGCCTGTCGGAACGCCGGTTCTGACGGCGGCGCGCCAGTTGGGCGTCGATCTGGATTCGGTCTGCGGCGGCAACGGCATCTGTTCCAAGTGCCAGGTCAGCCCCGGTGTGGGGGAATTTCCCAAGCACGGGCTGACGGTGGCAGCGGACGCCCTGTCGCCGATCAACAAGGTCGAGGAGCGTTATGACCGGGTGCGCGGGCTGACAGCGGGGCGCCGCCTTGGCTGTCAGGCGACCGTGCAGGGCGACGTTGTGATCGACGTGCCACCCGAGAGTCAGGTGCACCGGCAAGTGGTGCGCAAGCGTGCCACGGCGCGCGACATCACCATGAACCCCGCCACGCGCCTGCGCTATGTCGAGGTTGCAGAACCCGACATGCACGCCCCGACCGGCGATCTGGAACGCCTGGGCGACGCCCTGCGTGACGCGTGGGAGGTTGAAGAGATCATCATCGACCTGCCCGTCCTGACCCGCCTGCAACCGGCGCTGCGCAAGGGCGACTGGAAGGTCACCGTGGCGCTGTTCCGCGACCATACCGGCGGCCCGCACCGGGTGCTGGACGTCTGGCCCGGTTTCTTCGAAGGCCCGCTGTTCGGGCTGGCCATCGACCTCGGCTCGACCACCATCGCCGCCAATCTGGCGGATCTGTCGGACGCGCGCATCCTGGCCTCGACCGGAATGATGAACCCGCAGATCCGCTTTGGCGAGGATCTGATGAGTCGCGTCAGTTATTCGATGATGAACCCCGGCGGAGCGGCGGAAATGACGGCGGCGGTGCGTGCGGCGCTGGGGCAGCTGGCGGCCGAGATTGCCGGTGAAGCGGATATCGACGCGCGCCAGATTGTTGAGGCCACGGTGGTTTGCAACCCTGTGATGCACCATATTCTGATGGGGATTGATCCGGTGGAACTGGGGCAAGCGCCGTTTGCGCTGGCAACCTCGGACGCGATGGAACAGCCTGCCGCCGACATCGGGCTGACCACGATCAACCCAGCCGCGCGCGCCTATGCCCTGCCCTGCATCGCCGGGCATGTTGGCGCGGATGCCGCCGCCGTTGCCCTGTCCGAAGCGCCGCATCTGGCGGAACCGCTGACGCTGATCGTCGATGTGGGGACCAACGCCGAGTTGTTGCTGGGCAATCGCGAACATGGCGTGCTGGCCTGTTCGTCGCCCACGGGTCCGGCGTTTGAGGGCGCGCAGATCGCCCACGGCCAGCGCGCCGCCCCTGGGGCCATTGAGCGGGTCGAGATTGATCCGATCACCAAGATCGCCCGCGTCTGGGTTATCGGCAGTGACCTTTGGTCCGACGATCCAGGATTTGCCGAAGCCACCAAAGACAGCGGCATCACCGGCATCTGCGGTTCCGGCATCATCGAGGCGGTGGCCGAAATGCGAATGGCCGGGCTGGTCGATCCGTCCGGGCTGATCGGTTCAGCCGAGGCCACGGGCAGTGATCGGATGATCCCGGATGGGCGCACCCACAGCTATGTGCTGCATGATGCGACTGCGACCGGCGGGCCGCTGATCACCGTTACCCAGGGCGATATCCGTGCGATACAACTGGCAAAATCAGCGCTTTATGCCGGGGCGCGGCTGTTGATGGACGAGATTGGTGTCGAAACCGTTGACCGGGTGATCCTTGCCGGGGCTTTCGGGGCCCATATCTCACCCAAGCACGCGATGGTTCTGGGGATGATCCCCGATTGCCCGCTGAAGCAAGTCACCTCGGCAGGGAACGCCGCCGGGACCGGGGCGCGGATTGCGTTGGCCGACATCGACGCGCGTGCTGGGATCGAGGCACGGGTGCGCCAGATCACCAAGATCGAAACCGCGCTTGCGCCGCGCTTTCAGGAACATTTCGTCGCTGCAAATGCGATCCCGCATGCGACGGCAAGTTTCCCCAACCTCAGCGCCGCGGTGACGCTGCCGGATGTGTCATTCAATACCGGTTCGGGTGGTGATGGCGGCGGGCGGCGGCGGCGCAGGCGGTAG
- a CDS encoding 3-hydroxyacyl-CoA dehydrogenase — MTAVGIEMRDRIAVLTLDNPPVNALSASLRSGLHDGLDHAISQGALGVVIRSQGKNFSAGADITEFGKPPVDPSLGELCSHIEDCPIPVVAAIQGVALGGGFELALAAHYRVAAKDARVGLPEVKLGLLPGAGGTQRLPRLSGARAALEVIVSGEPIAAEAARQMGMLDDVVEGDLTEAARIWVNQVIQSDLGSRPTRHVTSGLSDPAAFLADIAAWRAALDEPAAGATGKIIDCVEAALLLPFEAGLRRERSAFTDLMTSDQSRGLRHAFQAERSAGKSPILATGTPTEIRCCVVIGGGQLGGSIAMAKVNCGLDVTLIEANDQALEDAVGRIFDVYDRAVAQGNLTAAERDARMTRLSGATAHASAAGADFIIHAGSEDAAQAGRDLAECAGAAGGDPILAVARDLDISVLAGATGSAERVAQMVFHPPLAANPLVEIVVTRDAAPGLGASLNELARRMGLRAVPVSPAASGNGLIAGRLRGAMRQVAEQLLGLGASPEAVDSAIRDWGFRLGPLEAEDRIGLTVTRADQSRSYPDRNPQILGMPMTGAMLAANRTGRSAGAGWFSYDRNEGRAYTDPEVGNILAMARSGQGAPITAAQITLRMQAALANAGAWLLTDKIAERPIDVDLVALSGLGMARARGGPMLAADLTGLPQLQQTLAAMNASAPGAWTPSPLWAELIKNGQQFSDLNTRRE, encoded by the coding sequence ATGACCGCAGTTGGAATTGAAATGCGCGACCGTATCGCGGTGCTGACGCTGGACAATCCGCCGGTGAATGCGCTTTCGGCGTCGCTCAGAAGTGGGCTGCACGACGGGCTGGATCATGCGATTTCGCAAGGCGCTTTGGGCGTGGTGATCCGCAGTCAGGGCAAGAATTTCTCGGCCGGGGCCGATATCACGGAATTCGGCAAGCCGCCGGTTGATCCGTCACTGGGCGAATTGTGCAGCCACATCGAAGATTGCCCGATCCCGGTTGTTGCGGCCATCCAGGGCGTAGCACTTGGCGGCGGATTTGAACTGGCGTTGGCGGCGCACTACCGGGTGGCGGCGAAAGACGCACGGGTCGGATTGCCCGAAGTGAAGCTGGGCTTGTTGCCCGGTGCTGGCGGAACGCAGCGATTGCCCCGGCTAAGCGGGGCCAGAGCCGCGCTGGAGGTCATCGTGTCCGGCGAACCGATTGCTGCCGAAGCTGCCCGGCAGATGGGCATGTTGGACGATGTAGTCGAAGGTGACCTGACCGAGGCTGCGCGGATCTGGGTAAATCAGGTGATCCAAAGCGATCTGGGGTCGCGTCCGACTCGCCATGTGACCTCGGGCCTGTCGGATCCGGCTGCCTTTCTGGCGGATATCGCTGCCTGGCGGGCCGCGCTGGATGAACCCGCCGCCGGGGCGACCGGGAAGATCATTGATTGTGTCGAGGCCGCGCTGCTGTTGCCGTTCGAAGCGGGGTTGCGCCGTGAACGGTCGGCGTTCACCGATCTGATGACCTCGGATCAGTCACGCGGCCTGCGGCATGCGTTTCAAGCCGAACGATCTGCCGGAAAATCGCCGATCCTTGCGACCGGAACCCCGACCGAGATCCGCTGCTGCGTGGTGATCGGCGGTGGTCAGCTGGGCGGTTCGATCGCGATGGCCAAGGTGAACTGCGGGCTGGACGTGACCTTGATCGAGGCGAATGATCAGGCGCTGGAAGATGCAGTTGGCCGTATCTTTGACGTTTATGACCGCGCGGTTGCGCAAGGAAACCTTACCGCTGCCGAACGGGATGCCCGAATGACCCGGCTGAGTGGCGCGACCGCACACGCCTCGGCCGCGGGTGCGGACTTCATCATTCATGCCGGATCAGAGGATGCCGCGCAGGCGGGACGTGATCTGGCCGAATGCGCAGGCGCGGCGGGCGGCGATCCCATTCTGGCCGTGGCGCGCGATCTGGATATTTCGGTTCTGGCAGGGGCCACCGGGTCCGCCGAACGGGTGGCGCAGATGGTATTCCACCCGCCATTGGCGGCCAATCCGCTGGTCGAAATTGTCGTGACCCGCGATGCCGCGCCGGGGCTGGGTGCCTCGCTGAATGAGCTGGCGCGTCGGATGGGTCTGCGTGCCGTGCCGGTATCCCCGGCGGCGTCCGGCAATGGCCTGATCGCCGGGCGGCTTCGCGGTGCGATGCGTCAGGTTGCGGAACAACTGCTTGGCCTCGGCGCCTCGCCAGAAGCGGTGGACAGCGCCATTCGCGACTGGGGCTTTCGCCTCGGCCCATTGGAGGCTGAAGACCGCATCGGCCTGACCGTGACCCGCGCTGATCAATCGCGAAGTTATCCGGATCGCAATCCGCAAATTCTGGGAATGCCGATGACCGGCGCCATGCTGGCTGCCAACCGGACGGGTCGCAGTGCTGGGGCCGGGTGGTTCAGCTATGACAGGAACGAAGGCCGCGCCTATACGGACCCAGAGGTTGGCAATATCCTGGCCATGGCACGGTCAGGGCAGGGTGCGCCAATCACAGCGGCGCAAATTACTCTGCGGATGCAGGCCGCCCTTGCCAATGCCGGGGCGTGGTTGCTGACCGACAAGATCGCCGAACGCCCGATTGATGTCGACCTGGTGGCGCTTTCGGGCCTTGGAATGGCGCGGGCCCGCGGCGGGCCAATGTTGGCGGCCGACCTGACGGGCCTGCCACAATTGCAGCAAACCCTGGCGGCAATGAACGCCTCGGCACCCGGCGCATGGACGCCATCGCCGCTCTGGGCTGAGCTGATCAAGAACGGCCAGCAGTTTTCGGATCTGAATACCCGGCGCGAATGA
- a CDS encoding ATP-binding cassette domain-containing protein has protein sequence MSDDFHQVTPAPQKGLVVSHVSRNFAGRAVVDDVSFAVPAGQVTCLLGPSGCGKSTTLRLIAGVDRQDAGVIEVDGRILSDHTVHIPAEKRSIGLMFQDFALFPYLKVIDNVAFGLNGPRAARLERASTLLERVRLSAYADAYPHALSGGEQQRAALARALAPRPRVMLMDEPFSGLDNRLRDGIRDETLEILKDEGTAVLLVTHEPDEAMRMADQIALMRDGRIVQQGAPYNVYNAPVDRAAAAFFSDINVIAGTVEGALTETPFGQFLAPGFADGTKVEIVIRPQHIRIDFDRGGRGPNPTPEDGTPARGVVERARLMGKESLVDFRMDFDGSRLTASVPSVFLPQPGTALWLMLRRERCFVFPA, from the coding sequence ATGTCTGACGATTTTCATCAGGTAACGCCCGCGCCGCAGAAAGGGCTTGTCGTATCGCATGTGTCGCGCAATTTCGCGGGGCGGGCGGTTGTCGATGACGTGTCCTTTGCGGTTCCTGCCGGTCAGGTAACCTGTCTGCTGGGGCCATCGGGCTGCGGCAAATCCACGACCCTGCGCCTGATCGCGGGGGTGGACCGGCAGGATGCCGGCGTGATCGAGGTTGACGGGCGCATCCTGTCCGATCACACGGTTCATATCCCGGCCGAAAAACGCTCGATCGGGCTGATGTTTCAGGATTTCGCGCTGTTTCCGTATCTCAAGGTCATCGACAATGTGGCCTTCGGTCTGAACGGCCCCCGCGCCGCCCGGCTGGAGCGGGCGTCGACCTTGCTGGAACGGGTACGGCTCAGCGCGTATGCCGATGCTTATCCGCATGCCTTGTCGGGCGGCGAACAGCAGCGCGCCGCCTTGGCCCGCGCACTGGCGCCGCGTCCGCGCGTGATGCTGATGGATGAACCGTTTTCTGGCCTCGACAACCGGCTGCGTGACGGCATTCGCGATGAAACGCTGGAAATACTGAAGGATGAAGGCACCGCCGTGCTGCTGGTCACCCATGAACCGGACGAGGCGATGCGCATGGCCGACCAGATCGCCCTGATGCGTGACGGCAGGATCGTGCAGCAGGGCGCGCCCTATAACGTCTATAACGCACCGGTTGATCGTGCCGCCGCCGCCTTCTTTTCCGACATCAACGTCATCGCGGGCACTGTCGAGGGGGCCCTGACCGAAACGCCCTTCGGCCAGTTCCTCGCGCCCGGCTTCGCCGATGGCACCAAGGTCGAGATTGTGATCCGCCCACAGCATATCCGCATCGACTTTGACCGCGGCGGCCGAGGTCCGAACCCGACGCCCGAAGACGGGACACCTGCGCGCGGTGTTGTTGAACGTGCGCGGCTTATGGGCAAGGAATCGCTTGTCGATTTTCGCATGGATTTCGACGGATCGCGGCTGACGGCCTCAGTACCTTCGGTGTTCCTGCCGCAGCCCGGAACCGCATTGTGGCTGATGCTGCGGCGCGAACGCTGCTTTGTGTTTCCGGCCTGA
- the acs gene encoding acetate--CoA ligase: MSDLYAPSKELAAKAHIDSAKYDEMYAQSVADPAAFWGEHGKRVDWMRPYTSVKDTSFEHGKVAISWYGDGTLNVAANCIDRHLETRGDQTAIIWEPDDPDAASKHITYRELHAEVCKFANVLKAMGVGKGDRVILYMPMIPEAAYAMLASARIGAVHSVVFGGFSADALAARVNGCDAAVVITADEAPRGGRNTPLKANADEAFRKVTGDAKMLVVRRTGGDVAWKAGRDHWLHEMAAEVPADCPPEEMGAEDPLFILYTSGSTGQPKGVVHTSGGYLVYAAMTHEYTFDYHDGDVYWCTADVGWVTGHSYIVYGPLANGATTLMFEGVPTYPDASRFWQVCEEHKVNQFYTAPTAIRALMGKGDEWVKKADLSSLRLLGTVGEPINPEAWNWYHEVVGGGRCPIVDTWWQTETGGHLITPLPGATATKPGSATKPFFGIRPVILEPTTGQEITTTEAEGVLCIADSWPGQMRTVYGDHERFMKTYFDDYKGYYFTGDGCRRDADGYYWITGRVDDVINVSGHRMGTAEVESSLVAHDKVAEAAVVGYPHDIKGQGIYAYVTLMGGEEASEALRKELSDWVRKDIGPIAKPDLIQFAPGLPKTRSGKIMRRILRKVAENDFGSLGDTSTLAEPEVVNDLIANRMNRG, translated from the coding sequence ATGTCCGACCTATACGCCCCTTCAAAAGAACTTGCCGCGAAGGCCCATATCGACTCCGCCAAATACGATGAGATGTACGCGCAGTCTGTTGCTGATCCGGCGGCGTTTTGGGGGGAGCATGGCAAGCGGGTTGACTGGATGCGGCCTTACACCTCGGTCAAGGACACCAGTTTCGAACACGGCAAGGTCGCGATCAGCTGGTACGGTGACGGCACGCTGAACGTCGCTGCCAACTGTATCGACCGGCATCTGGAAACCCGCGGCGATCAGACCGCGATTATCTGGGAACCCGATGACCCGGATGCGGCGTCAAAACACATCACCTATCGCGAGTTGCACGCCGAGGTTTGCAAATTCGCCAATGTCCTCAAGGCGATGGGCGTGGGCAAGGGGGATCGGGTGATCCTCTATATGCCGATGATCCCTGAAGCGGCTTATGCGATGCTGGCGAGCGCGCGGATTGGCGCGGTGCATTCGGTCGTCTTCGGCGGGTTCTCAGCCGATGCGCTGGCCGCGCGGGTCAACGGCTGCGACGCCGCCGTGGTGATCACCGCCGACGAGGCTCCGCGCGGCGGGCGCAACACGCCGCTGAAGGCCAACGCGGATGAAGCGTTCAGGAAGGTCACCGGCGACGCCAAGATGCTGGTCGTCCGGCGCACAGGCGGCGATGTCGCCTGGAAGGCGGGGCGCGACCACTGGCTGCACGAGATGGCCGCCGAGGTTCCCGCCGATTGCCCGCCCGAGGAGATGGGCGCGGAAGATCCGCTGTTCATCCTCTATACCTCAGGTTCGACGGGGCAGCCCAAGGGCGTGGTGCATACCTCGGGCGGCTACCTCGTCTATGCGGCGATGACCCATGAATACACCTTCGATTACCACGACGGCGATGTCTATTGGTGCACCGCGGATGTGGGCTGGGTGACCGGGCACAGCTATATCGTCTATGGGCCGCTGGCCAATGGCGCGACCACGCTGATGTTCGAAGGGGTGCCGACCTATCCTGATGCCTCCCGCTTCTGGCAGGTGTGCGAGGAACACAAGGTCAATCAGTTCTACACCGCCCCCACCGCAATCCGCGCCCTGATGGGCAAGGGGGATGAGTGGGTGAAGAAGGCCGACCTGTCGTCGCTGCGGCTGCTGGGCACCGTCGGAGAGCCGATCAACCCCGAGGCCTGGAACTGGTATCATGAGGTTGTGGGCGGCGGGCGCTGCCCGATCGTCGACACCTGGTGGCAGACCGAGACCGGCGGCCACCTGATCACCCCCCTGCCCGGCGCCACGGCGACGAAACCGGGCTCGGCCACGAAACCGTTCTTCGGCATCCGCCCGGTGATCCTGGAACCGACCACGGGGCAAGAGATTACCACGACCGAAGCCGAAGGCGTGCTGTGCATTGCCGACAGCTGGCCGGGGCAGATGCGCACGGTCTACGGCGATCATGAGCGCTTCATGAAGACCTATTTCGACGACTATAAGGGCTATTACTTCACCGGCGACGGCTGTCGGCGGGACGCTGATGGTTACTACTGGATCACCGGCCGGGTGGACGATGTCATCAACGTCTCGGGCCACCGGATGGGCACGGCCGAGGTGGAATCCTCGCTTGTCGCCCATGACAAGGTGGCCGAGGCGGCGGTCGTCGGGTACCCGCATGACATCAAGGGTCAGGGCATCTATGCCTATGTCACCCTGATGGGGGGTGAGGAGGCCAGTGAGGCGCTGCGAAAAGAGCTGTCCGACTGGGTCCGCAAAGACATCGGCCCGATCGCCAAACCCGACCTGATCCAGTTCGCCCCCGGCCTGCCGAAGACACGGTCCGGCAAGATCATGCGGCGGATTCTGCGAAAAGTGGCCGAGAATGATTTCGGCTCACTCGGGGATACCAGCACCCTGGCCGAGCCCGAAGTGGTGAATGATCTGATCGCGAACCGGATGAACCGGGGGTAG